The Halarchaeum grantii genome contains a region encoding:
- the azf gene encoding NAD-dependent glucose-6-phosphate dehydrogenase Azf — MDEPVLLTGAEGRVGRAIRGGIAEDYDWRFLDREPPAEETDHEFVVADVTDDEAVRDAVEGVGAVIHLAGDPRPEAPWNSVLQNNIDGAQTVYEAAVDAGVEKVAFASSNHAVGHYETERKPDIYRTQDDYLLDGSELPRPSNLYGVSKAAGETLGRYYHDEHDLSVVCVRIGNLTKGHPPIDYERGQAMWLSYRDCAHLFERCIEADYGYEIVYGISDNDRKYYSLERAKDVLGYSPSDNSADFTNQGEPKDDA, encoded by the coding sequence ATGGACGAACCGGTTCTCCTCACGGGCGCGGAGGGGCGTGTCGGGCGAGCCATCCGTGGCGGCATCGCCGAGGACTACGACTGGCGGTTCCTCGACCGCGAACCGCCCGCCGAGGAGACCGACCACGAGTTCGTCGTCGCCGACGTCACCGACGACGAGGCGGTCCGCGACGCGGTCGAGGGCGTCGGCGCGGTCATCCACCTCGCCGGCGACCCGCGCCCGGAAGCGCCGTGGAACTCCGTCCTCCAGAACAACATCGACGGCGCTCAGACGGTCTACGAAGCCGCCGTCGACGCCGGCGTCGAGAAAGTCGCGTTCGCCTCCTCGAACCACGCGGTCGGCCACTACGAGACCGAGCGCAAACCCGACATCTACCGGACGCAGGACGACTACCTCCTCGACGGGAGCGAACTCCCCCGCCCCTCGAACCTCTACGGCGTCTCGAAGGCCGCCGGCGAGACCCTCGGACGGTATTACCACGACGAGCACGACCTCTCCGTCGTCTGCGTCCGCATCGGCAACCTCACGAAGGGGCACCCGCCCATCGACTACGAGCGCGGGCAGGCGATGTGGCTCTCCTACCGGGACTGCGCGCACCTCTTCGAGCGCTGCATCGAGGCCGACTACGGCTACGAGATCGTCTACGGCATCAGCGACAACGACCGCAAGTACTACTCCTTAGAGCGCGCGAAGGACGTCCTCGGCTACAGTCCGAGCGACAACTCCGCCGACTTCACGAACCAGGGCGAACCGAAGGACGACGCGTAG